Proteins from one Thermodesulfobium sp. 4217-1 genomic window:
- a CDS encoding Rpn family recombination-promoting nuclease/putative transposase yields MNEIHQVHDKFFKHIISNKENAKSFIEFALPKEIKLLIKNTNDREKLIKDLEEQ; encoded by the coding sequence ATGAATGAAATACACCAAGTTCATGATAAGTTTTTCAAACACATAATATCAAACAAGGAAAATGCAAAAAGCTTTATTGAGTTTGCTCTGCCAAAAGAAATAAAACTTTTAATAAAAAATACAAACGATAGAGAAAAACTGATAAAAGACTTAGAGGAGCAGTAA